The proteins below are encoded in one region of Halalkalicoccus jeotgali B3:
- a CDS encoding hydantoinase B/oxoprolinase family protein, translated as MSETPDFVGEHDVDRTTLDIIESTLSNTRYEMDRVVETTAISPVIREQSDQFPLIADAKGRMVIGQFGSAIDTILANSAFEREDLADGDVIATNDPYMCAGAVSHTPDMLLLRPIFYEGDLVGFSSQWGNLMDVGGKTPGSMPVQARTIFEEGVRLPPVKLYKGGEIDDELLESFAHNTRLPEHAEADIKALAAGTKAAETRIHELCDRFGKETYVEACDAILDRTRDGMINLIHEFVPEGERYTFEDYVDDDGMGNGPIKLHLEIYREGETVYLDWTGTDEQVPGTVNFLLNEKMFKMFTGVFLIMAFDPLLTFNDGYYDLFEVTLPEGSVVQPEFPAALGNRLPLMARQFDVLQATFSKLIEGFSVAGSYGTSPNLVYAGTDSEGNDFQMLEILYGGIPARPGGDGLDGHSWWPMFRTVPAEYQEAYYPLSIDEYSTRTDTGGPGEFRGGHGITKVYTFEEPGAITFQDDRAHTYPWGVDGGSHAETSEKTLVRTDGTEEELPSKVENVAVAAGDKLVFSTAGGGGLGDPLERDPTVVAREVRRGLISESAARTEYGVVLDEGSVDDVATEDRRGELDGTRDEPPAFDYGPLPDDETLEARIAAERREFAERHD; from the coding sequence ATGAGTGAGACGCCCGACTTCGTCGGCGAACACGACGTCGACCGAACGACGCTCGATATCATCGAGAGCACGCTCTCGAACACCCGCTACGAGATGGATCGCGTGGTCGAAACGACGGCCATCAGTCCAGTCATCCGCGAACAGTCCGACCAGTTCCCGCTGATCGCCGACGCGAAGGGGCGAATGGTCATAGGCCAGTTCGGTTCGGCCATCGACACCATCCTCGCGAACTCGGCGTTCGAGCGCGAGGACCTCGCCGATGGCGACGTGATCGCGACCAACGATCCGTACATGTGTGCCGGTGCGGTCTCGCACACGCCGGACATGCTGCTGTTGCGACCGATCTTCTACGAGGGCGATCTCGTGGGCTTTTCGAGCCAGTGGGGCAACCTGATGGACGTCGGCGGGAAGACGCCCGGCAGCATGCCCGTTCAGGCGCGGACGATCTTCGAGGAGGGGGTGCGACTGCCGCCTGTAAAACTCTACAAGGGCGGCGAGATCGACGACGAACTGCTCGAAAGCTTCGCACACAACACCCGCCTGCCCGAACACGCCGAGGCCGACATCAAGGCGCTGGCGGCGGGGACGAAAGCTGCAGAAACCCGCATCCACGAGCTCTGTGATCGCTTCGGGAAGGAGACGTACGTCGAGGCCTGCGACGCCATCCTCGACCGCACCCGCGACGGAATGATAAACCTCATTCACGAGTTCGTCCCCGAGGGCGAGCGCTACACCTTCGAGGACTACGTCGACGACGACGGGATGGGCAACGGGCCCATCAAACTCCACCTCGAGATCTACCGGGAGGGCGAGACCGTCTACCTCGACTGGACGGGCACTGACGAGCAGGTCCCGGGGACGGTGAACTTCCTGTTGAACGAGAAGATGTTCAAGATGTTTACGGGAGTGTTCCTCATCATGGCCTTCGACCCGCTGCTCACCTTCAACGACGGCTACTACGACCTCTTCGAGGTGACACTGCCCGAAGGATCCGTGGTCCAGCCGGAGTTCCCGGCCGCACTGGGCAATCGCCTCCCGCTGATGGCCCGGCAGTTCGACGTCCTGCAGGCGACGTTCTCGAAGCTCATCGAGGGCTTCTCGGTCGCGGGCAGCTACGGCACCTCGCCGAACCTCGTCTACGCCGGGACGGACTCGGAGGGCAACGACTTCCAGATGCTCGAGATCCTCTACGGTGGGATCCCCGCTCGGCCGGGCGGCGACGGCCTCGATGGACACTCGTGGTGGCCAATGTTCCGAACAGTACCTGCCGAATACCAGGAGGCGTACTACCCCCTGAGCATCGACGAGTACAGCACCCGCACTGACACCGGTGGTCCCGGCGAGTTCCGCGGCGGGCACGGCATCACGAAGGTCTACACCTTCGAGGAGCCGGGTGCGATCACCTTCCAGGACGATCGGGCCCACACCTACCCGTGGGGCGTCGACGGCGGTAGCCACGCCGAAACGAGCGAGAAGACACTGGTGCGGACCGACGGGACCGAAGAGGAGTTACCGTCAAAAGTCGAAAACGTCGCCGTCGCGGCGGGTGATAAACTCGTCTTCAGTACCGCCGGCGGCGGTGGGCTCGGCGATCCACTTGAACGCGATCCCACGGTCGTCGCACGCGAGGTCCGTCGGGGGCTCATCTCGGAATCCGCTGCCCGCACCGAGTACGGGGTCGTCCTCGACGAGGGGAGCGTCGACGACGTAGCCACCGAGGATCGACGCGGAGAGCTCGACGGGACCCGCGACGAGCCACCGGCGTTCGATTACGGTCCACTACCGGACGACGAGACCCTCGAAGCACGCATCGCCGCCGAACGACGCGAGTTCGCCGAGCGTCACGATTGA
- a CDS encoding MFS transporter, whose translation MEVVLMSGDRIASVRREASGLWAGGTGKLLIVIACGWGLLNGTRMIYPVLLPYLSAEFDLTLTTAGLLVTLIWLGYAIGQVPSGVLADRRGERAVLTAGVAIVAVSLVLVVFAPSAFALFVATGFVGLGLSLYPVARITVLSDMYPDRIGRALGVTMAMGDIGQTVLPPVAAAIAAAVAWQAGLGFIVPPLLAVVLALWVTLPAGTTTPGDESVDDGPNGIGEALATLRHPTLLTMGIILFLYIGTLQTFSAFYPIYLTDQKGLSSTAASVLFGLFFAIGVVAKPLAGTAYDRIGIRRSLPIVLAGAVVGFAILPLVERLVSLVAVTVLISTMLGSGAITQSYLSDTIPAEIQGTGLGLIRSSAAMLGATGPVLFGAVADRGYFNEAYFVLAALVGAITLLTLRLPRE comes from the coding sequence ATGGAGGTCGTACTGATGTCCGGAGATCGCATAGCGTCGGTCCGGCGGGAAGCGAGCGGGCTCTGGGCGGGTGGAACGGGCAAACTGCTGATCGTGATCGCCTGCGGATGGGGGCTGTTGAACGGCACGCGGATGATCTATCCGGTGTTACTTCCGTATCTCAGTGCCGAGTTCGATCTCACGCTCACCACCGCCGGCCTGCTGGTGACGCTCATCTGGCTCGGGTATGCGATCGGACAGGTGCCAAGCGGCGTCCTCGCCGACCGCCGCGGCGAGCGAGCGGTTCTGACTGCGGGCGTCGCGATCGTCGCGGTCAGTCTCGTCCTGGTCGTCTTCGCACCCTCCGCGTTCGCGTTGTTCGTCGCCACCGGATTCGTCGGGCTTGGACTGTCCCTCTATCCGGTCGCCCGGATCACCGTCCTCTCGGATATGTACCCCGACCGAATCGGACGGGCCCTCGGCGTGACGATGGCGATGGGCGATATCGGACAGACGGTCCTCCCGCCGGTGGCGGCCGCGATCGCGGCCGCGGTCGCGTGGCAGGCCGGTCTGGGGTTCATCGTTCCCCCCTTGCTGGCGGTCGTCCTCGCGCTGTGGGTGACGCTTCCTGCAGGGACCACTACCCCGGGAGATGAATCCGTTGACGACGGCCCCAACGGGATCGGTGAGGCCCTCGCGACGTTGCGCCATCCTACCCTCCTTACCATGGGGATTATCCTGTTTTTGTATATCGGCACGCTTCAGACGTTCTCGGCGTTCTATCCGATCTACCTGACCGACCAGAAGGGACTCTCATCGACGGCGGCGAGCGTGCTGTTCGGCCTGTTTTTCGCCATCGGCGTCGTCGCCAAGCCACTGGCCGGAACGGCCTACGACCGGATCGGGATCCGCCGATCGCTGCCGATCGTGCTCGCGGGCGCCGTCGTGGGGTTCGCAATCCTTCCTCTCGTCGAGCGACTGGTCTCGCTCGTCGCCGTCACCGTACTCATCAGTACAATGCTCGGATCGGGGGCGATCACGCAGTCGTATCTCTCGGATACGATCCCCGCGGAGATCCAGGGAACCGGTCTGGGGCTGATCCGATCGAGCGCCGCGATGCTGGGGGCAACGGGGCCGGTGCTCTTTGGCGCCGTGGCCGACCGCGGGTACTTCAACGAGGCCTATTTCGTGCTGGCGGCCCTCGTCGGGGCGATCACCCTCCTCACGCTTCGCCTTCCCCGCGAGTGA
- a CDS encoding hydantoinase/oxoprolinase family protein produces the protein MTHNLGVDVGGTFTDVIIFDETTHELTIDKVLSTPANPAEGVIHGIEEATAKADTTVADLKLLFHGTTVVTNMLLEEAGSRVGLVTTAGHEDVLHLARAWTPGPLYGWMSMEKPAPLADLVDTRGVGGRISSPAGEEIEPLDETAVREAVRELEAAGVESITVALLNAYLNPAHEQRVREIVAEEAPELPVSISSEIVPEYGEYERTLTTVINDYARPTVISYLDDLDESLSAAGSEATMNVVRSDGGLMSSGAAKERPVELALSGPSGGVVGAATIASAKGVPDVLTLDMGGTSTDVSLVEDGTAETTRQTKVGYREFKSRSVDVNTVGAGGGSIARVQLNGSLQVGPESAGADPGPACYGQGGEEPTVTDANVVLGRIPPSVQLGGRMELDREAARDAVATIADERGSTVEEAAQAILDIVNENMHGALRVVSVERGYDPREFGLVAFGGAGPMHANALADVMDTYPLLIPPGPGVMSAFGFLTSDIQNEFAETYLETDEDVDGADVAEEFRALEAEATSWLASEGVDEADHAFEYAADCRYFRQDIQMSIPVSPENLQRESGLAEIKDDFEARHDRQFGFSLDAPLEIANLRVIGKGRLQGVTIEDQPLGDADPSDAELAIEEVYFDGEHYDTAIYDRTELRPGNAIDGPAIVTDADSTVVVQPDHDATIDRYGNIEINRGENR, from the coding sequence ATGACACACAATCTCGGTGTCGACGTCGGTGGGACGTTCACGGACGTGATCATCTTCGACGAGACGACGCACGAACTCACGATAGACAAGGTGCTCTCGACGCCCGCGAATCCCGCGGAGGGAGTGATACACGGCATCGAGGAGGCAACAGCCAAGGCTGACACCACGGTGGCGGATCTGAAGCTCCTGTTTCACGGTACGACCGTCGTAACGAACATGCTCTTAGAGGAGGCGGGCTCGCGGGTCGGGCTCGTTACGACGGCGGGCCACGAGGACGTTCTACACCTAGCGCGGGCGTGGACGCCCGGCCCGCTGTACGGCTGGATGAGCATGGAGAAACCGGCCCCGCTCGCCGATCTGGTGGACACACGAGGAGTCGGCGGCCGGATCTCCTCGCCCGCAGGAGAAGAGATCGAGCCGCTCGACGAGACCGCAGTCAGGGAGGCGGTTCGGGAACTCGAGGCGGCCGGCGTCGAGTCGATAACCGTCGCACTGTTGAACGCCTATCTGAATCCCGCACACGAACAGCGAGTACGGGAGATCGTCGCCGAGGAGGCCCCGGAGCTTCCCGTGTCGATCTCTTCGGAAATCGTCCCCGAATACGGCGAGTACGAGCGAACCCTCACGACGGTCATCAACGACTACGCGCGGCCGACAGTGATCAGCTATCTCGACGATCTCGACGAGTCGCTCTCGGCGGCCGGCTCGGAAGCGACGATGAACGTCGTGCGCTCGGACGGCGGGCTCATGAGCTCCGGGGCTGCAAAGGAGCGTCCCGTCGAACTCGCGCTCTCTGGGCCGAGCGGCGGCGTCGTCGGGGCGGCGACCATCGCCTCGGCGAAGGGCGTTCCCGACGTTCTGACCCTCGATATGGGTGGGACCTCGACGGACGTCTCGCTCGTCGAGGACGGCACCGCCGAGACGACACGCCAGACGAAGGTCGGCTATCGGGAGTTCAAATCCCGGTCAGTCGACGTCAATACTGTGGGCGCCGGCGGCGGTTCCATTGCTCGCGTCCAGTTGAACGGATCGCTGCAGGTCGGCCCCGAGAGCGCCGGTGCCGACCCCGGACCGGCGTGTTACGGCCAGGGCGGCGAGGAACCGACCGTCACGGACGCGAACGTCGTCTTAGGGCGGATTCCACCCTCGGTTCAGCTCGGCGGTCGGATGGAGCTGGATAGAGAGGCCGCCCGCGATGCGGTCGCGACGATCGCCGACGAGCGAGGGAGTACCGTCGAGGAGGCCGCCCAAGCGATCCTCGATATCGTCAACGAGAACATGCACGGTGCGCTCCGGGTCGTCTCGGTCGAACGCGGCTACGACCCACGCGAGTTCGGGCTCGTCGCCTTCGGGGGCGCCGGCCCGATGCACGCCAACGCGCTGGCCGACGTGATGGACACGTATCCGCTACTTATCCCGCCGGGTCCAGGGGTTATGTCCGCCTTCGGGTTTCTCACCTCCGACATCCAAAACGAGTTCGCAGAGACGTACCTCGAAACTGACGAGGACGTCGACGGGGCGGACGTCGCCGAGGAGTTCCGCGCGCTCGAAGCCGAGGCGACGTCGTGGCTTGCTTCCGAAGGCGTCGACGAAGCCGACCACGCCTTCGAGTACGCCGCCGACTGCCGGTACTTCCGCCAGGACATCCAGATGTCGATTCCGGTCTCCCCCGAGAACCTTCAGCGCGAGTCCGGGCTCGCGGAGATCAAGGACGACTTCGAAGCCCGTCACGACCGCCAGTTCGGCTTCTCGCTCGATGCGCCACTCGAAATCGCGAACCTACGCGTGATCGGCAAAGGCCGGCTGCAGGGGGTCACGATCGAGGACCAGCCACTCGGTGACGCCGATCCGAGCGATGCCGAACTCGCCATCGAGGAAGTGTACTTCGACGGTGAGCACTACGACACGGCGATCTACGACAGAACCGAACTCCGGCCGGGTAACGCTATCGACGGGCCAGCCATCGTCACGGACGCCGACTCGACGGTCGTCGTTCAGCCCGACCACGACGCGACCATCGACCGCTATGGTAACATCGAGATCAACCGAGGTGAAAACAGATGA
- a CDS encoding isochorismatase family protein: MDWPHDIDTEYDEADFGASVGLGDRPALLVIDLINAFTDPTTRLGADVTDVLEQTERLLTTFREHDLPRYFTTVAFEDSYGDAGRFIEKVPALKELRLGTEAVEVDERIAPVDDERVILKKYASAFFGTDLATELTTDRVDTLVLAGVTTSGCVRATAVDSLQHGYRTIVPADAVGDRADGPHRANLFDIDAKYGDVVTTDAVLNHLSHDV, translated from the coding sequence ATGGACTGGCCACACGACATCGACACCGAATACGACGAGGCGGATTTCGGCGCGAGCGTCGGCCTCGGCGACCGGCCCGCGCTGCTCGTTATCGACCTGATCAACGCCTTCACCGATCCGACCACTCGCCTCGGCGCGGACGTAACCGACGTCCTCGAACAGACGGAACGGTTGCTCACGACCTTTCGTGAACACGACCTGCCGCGTTATTTCACGACCGTCGCGTTCGAGGACTCCTATGGTGACGCCGGGCGGTTCATCGAGAAGGTGCCCGCCCTGAAGGAGCTCCGTCTCGGCACCGAGGCGGTCGAAGTCGACGAGCGAATCGCACCCGTCGACGACGAACGAGTCATCCTGAAGAAGTACGCCAGTGCCTTCTTCGGAACCGATCTGGCAACGGAGCTGACGACCGACCGCGTGGACACGCTCGTCCTCGCCGGCGTCACGACGAGCGGCTGTGTCCGTGCGACCGCGGTCGATAGCCTGCAACACGGCTACCGGACGATCGTCCCCGCCGACGCGGTCGGCGACCGCGCCGACGGCCCACATCGGGCGAACCTCTTCGACATCGACGCGAAGTACGGTGACGTCGTTACGACCGATGCCGTACTCAACCACCTCTCACATGACGTATAA
- a CDS encoding helix-turn-helix domain-containing protein — MFTATVHFTQHRNCILRRLTAGVDAPIPIEIEEIQNGVVTFVLRSGEHTDGFQSELEAAEHVEHVTRLDEENLLVTKPSCGAYSAIYRNHGTLRRSNTVSGRQREYTVLVFRREDLRNIIEDLGTFGTVTLGKLEEFTPGVEPPLTERQHEVAAQALARGYYDWPRGITNEKLAEKLGISRATLHEHLRKAERTVLSSALAESHRQVGEGRFERIDV; from the coding sequence ATGTTCACTGCGACGGTTCACTTCACACAGCACAGAAACTGCATTCTCCGACGGCTCACGGCGGGCGTCGACGCGCCGATCCCGATCGAGATCGAGGAGATCCAAAACGGCGTCGTGACGTTCGTCCTCCGGTCGGGCGAGCACACGGACGGTTTCCAATCGGAACTCGAAGCCGCCGAACACGTCGAACACGTCACGCGACTGGACGAGGAGAACCTGCTCGTGACGAAGCCGTCCTGTGGGGCGTACTCGGCGATCTACCGGAACCACGGCACGCTCCGGCGCTCGAACACCGTCTCGGGTCGTCAACGAGAGTACACGGTTCTCGTATTTCGCCGCGAGGACCTCAGAAACATCATCGAGGATTTGGGGACGTTTGGTACAGTTACACTCGGCAAACTCGAGGAGTTTACTCCTGGTGTCGAGCCGCCCCTGACCGAACGACAACACGAGGTCGCCGCACAAGCGCTCGCACGCGGGTACTATGATTGGCCGCGGGGGATAACGAACGAGAAACTCGCCGAGAAACTGGGAATCAGCCGTGCGACGCTCCACGAGCACCTCCGGAAGGCCGAACGGACGGTGCTGTCCTCGGCACTGGCCGAAAGTCACAGGCAGGTCGGGGAGGGACGATTCGAGCGAATCGACGTCTGA
- a CDS encoding isocitrate lyase/PEP mutase family protein produces the protein MTTTGGALRERLASDEILACPGVHDPLTAAVADHVGFDAIYMTGYGTSLSKTGYPDAGFITMPEMIENAANIQERIDVPLIADADNGYGNATNVVRTVREYIKAGVGAIHIEDQTFPKRCGHTKGRQVIPRAEAVGKIEAAAAVRDERDPEFVLIARTDARGTGDGSLEEAIGRANDFLDAGADVAFVEGPTDEAELERIGQEVEGPLVYNFVGDLGSSPYVDLSALERWSFDLVVFPVASTLSAIAHVHEDLSTFADDPVAAMRDIDDAFNAQPVGSLHDFSGFPEVVEWERLFLSDAEQDKYDGSLGDDL, from the coding sequence ATGACCACCACCGGTGGAGCGCTCCGCGAGCGTCTCGCGAGTGACGAGATCCTCGCCTGTCCCGGCGTTCACGATCCGCTGACGGCCGCCGTCGCCGACCACGTCGGCTTCGACGCTATCTACATGACCGGCTACGGCACCTCCCTGTCGAAGACCGGCTACCCCGATGCTGGCTTCATTACGATGCCCGAGATGATCGAGAACGCCGCGAACATCCAGGAACGGATCGACGTCCCGCTGATCGCCGACGCCGATAACGGCTACGGCAACGCGACGAACGTCGTTCGGACGGTCCGCGAGTACATCAAAGCCGGCGTCGGTGCTATCCACATCGAGGACCAGACGTTCCCGAAACGCTGCGGGCACACGAAAGGCCGGCAGGTCATCCCACGAGCGGAGGCGGTCGGCAAGATCGAAGCCGCGGCCGCCGTCCGCGACGAGCGCGACCCCGAGTTCGTGCTGATCGCCCGGACCGACGCCCGCGGAACCGGCGACGGCTCGCTAGAGGAGGCGATCGGCCGCGCGAACGACTTCCTTGATGCGGGCGCGGACGTCGCCTTTGTCGAGGGCCCCACCGACGAAGCGGAACTCGAACGCATCGGACAGGAGGTCGAGGGGCCGCTCGTCTACAACTTCGTCGGCGATCTGGGCTCCTCGCCGTACGTCGACCTGTCCGCGCTCGAACGATGGAGCTTCGATCTGGTGGTGTTTCCCGTCGCCTCGACGCTCTCGGCGATCGCACACGTCCACGAGGACCTCTCGACATTCGCCGACGATCCAGTCGCGGCCATGCGGGACATCGACGACGCGTTCAACGCTCAACCCGTCGGGAGCCTCCACGACTTCTCGGGCTTTCCCGAGGTCGTCGAGTGGGAGCGACTGTTCCTCTCCGACGCCGAGCAGGACAAGTACGACGGCTCGCTCGGCGACGACCTCTGA
- a CDS encoding FKBP-type peptidyl-prolyl cis-trans isomerase: MGIEPGDQATIEYTGRLADEEGTVFDTSREQVAADSGLAETQPGREYDPLSVELGAGQLIEGFEEGLMGLEEGDTETITVPPEKGYGERRDGQVIEHDRDEFERQLDGQAAEEGMQIQTENGQIGEVIDVGEDVVRIDFNHELAGETLEFDVEVVSID; this comes from the coding sequence ATGGGAATCGAACCTGGCGATCAGGCAACGATCGAGTACACCGGACGACTGGCCGACGAGGAGGGGACCGTCTTCGATACGTCCCGCGAGCAGGTCGCGGCGGACTCGGGACTAGCAGAGACCCAGCCCGGCCGCGAATACGACCCGCTGTCGGTCGAACTCGGTGCCGGACAGCTCATCGAAGGATTCGAGGAGGGACTCATGGGACTGGAGGAGGGCGACACCGAGACCATCACCGTCCCCCCCGAGAAGGGCTACGGCGAGCGACGCGACGGGCAGGTCATCGAACACGACCGCGACGAGTTCGAGCGCCAACTCGACGGGCAGGCCGCCGAGGAAGGGATGCAGATCCAGACGGAAAACGGACAGATCGGTGAGGTCATCGACGTCGGCGAGGACGTCGTGCGGATCGACTTCAACCACGAATTGGCCGGCGAGACCCTCGAGTTCGACGTCGAAGTCGTTTCGATCGACTGA
- a CDS encoding MBL fold metallo-hydrolase: protein MSEISFTFLGSGDPLGSGGRLQTCFHVAAPSGRFLIDCGATSMAAMKREGVDRNAIEAIFITHLHGDHIGGLPYFVLDAQLIAERTEPLVIAGPPGLEERLRAAMDVSFPGLSGVKQRFELQIVELEADRKTAIGPVDVTPTEVVHACGAPPYALRLDIDGKTLAYSGDTEWTDALFEVARGADLFVCESYFYEKAVPNHLNYRTLSSHRDELDCERLVITHMGEDMLSRLPDLDVEYARDGKRISI from the coding sequence GTGAGCGAGATCTCGTTTACCTTCCTCGGGTCGGGCGACCCGCTCGGGAGCGGCGGCCGATTACAGACCTGTTTTCACGTCGCCGCGCCCTCCGGTCGATTTCTCATCGATTGCGGGGCGACGTCCATGGCGGCGATGAAACGGGAGGGCGTCGATCGCAACGCCATCGAGGCGATCTTCATCACGCACCTCCACGGGGATCACATCGGCGGGCTCCCGTATTTCGTCCTCGACGCGCAACTGATCGCCGAACGGACGGAACCGCTGGTCATCGCCGGGCCGCCGGGGCTCGAAGAGCGCCTTCGGGCCGCGATGGACGTCTCGTTTCCGGGCCTCTCGGGGGTCAAGCAACGCTTCGAGCTCCAGATCGTCGAACTGGAGGCAGACCGGAAGACCGCCATCGGGCCCGTCGACGTGACCCCCACCGAAGTCGTCCACGCCTGTGGCGCCCCGCCGTACGCGCTTCGACTCGACATCGACGGGAAGACGCTCGCGTACTCCGGGGACACGGAGTGGACCGACGCGCTCTTCGAGGTCGCACGCGGCGCGGATCTGTTCGTCTGTGAGTCCTATTTCTACGAGAAGGCAGTTCCGAACCACCTGAACTACCGGACGCTATCATCCCACCGAGACGAACTCGACTGCGAGCGACTGGTGATTACCCACATGGGCGAGGACATGCTCTCGCGGCTTCCCGACCTCGACGTCGAGTACGCACGGGACGGCAAGCGGATCTCGATCTGA
- a CDS encoding thiamine ABC transporter substrate-binding protein: MKRRTFLGSGAAVTACLAGCSANPVDSDESDDGTLAVATYGSFVDAPSDSPGAWIKEEFDARHDATLEWHTPDQGINYYIERHNSDVEIEPDLYLGFGPHELVRVDRNTDGELFGQWDESRFEHLADVDEQFYFDPQDRTIPVDSSYCALVYDGRTVPEPETLEDLLDPAYEGRIALANPQGATTGLLFLLWTIDEFGEEGYLEYWQGLLENDVRILDSWADVYTQFEEGEAPVIVSYSNDRVYAKRAGSDLEKHRVAMPNGEAYASIEGMARFAEGTNDGPAHQFADFVLSPEVQAVIAERNVTGPVNTEATPPEVYREFAREPDEPVFFGYDALAEGLPGWIEDWSDAVAGGR; encoded by the coding sequence ATGAAACGACGAACGTTCCTCGGATCGGGGGCGGCCGTGACGGCCTGCCTCGCCGGTTGCTCGGCGAACCCGGTAGACAGCGACGAGAGCGACGACGGGACGCTTGCCGTTGCGACCTACGGATCGTTCGTCGACGCCCCGAGCGACAGCCCGGGCGCGTGGATCAAAGAGGAGTTCGATGCACGCCACGACGCTACACTCGAATGGCACACGCCCGATCAGGGCATCAACTACTACATCGAACGCCACAATTCCGACGTCGAAATCGAACCGGATCTCTATCTCGGATTCGGTCCCCACGAACTCGTGCGCGTCGATCGGAACACGGACGGTGAGCTGTTCGGCCAGTGGGACGAGAGTCGCTTCGAGCACCTCGCTGACGTCGACGAGCAGTTCTATTTCGATCCGCAGGACCGGACCATCCCGGTCGACAGCAGTTACTGTGCGCTCGTCTACGACGGCCGAACTGTCCCCGAACCCGAAACCCTCGAGGACCTCCTCGACCCGGCCTACGAGGGACGAATCGCGCTCGCGAACCCTCAGGGAGCGACGACGGGGCTGCTCTTTTTGCTCTGGACGATCGACGAGTTCGGAGAGGAGGGGTACCTCGAGTACTGGCAGGGGCTGCTCGAGAACGACGTCCGGATCCTCGACTCGTGGGCCGACGTCTATACGCAGTTCGAGGAGGGCGAGGCCCCCGTGATCGTCTCGTACTCGAACGACCGGGTGTACGCAAAACGGGCCGGCAGCGACCTCGAGAAACACCGTGTGGCGATGCCAAACGGCGAGGCCTACGCGAGCATCGAGGGGATGGCCCGCTTTGCCGAGGGAACGAACGACGGGCCGGCCCACCAGTTCGCCGATTTCGTCCTCTCGCCGGAGGTCCAGGCGGTAATCGCCGAGCGAAACGTCACCGGGCCCGTCAACACCGAGGCGACACCGCCAGAGGTCTACCGGGAGTTCGCAAGAGAACCCGACGAACCGGTTTTCTTCGGGTACGACGCGCTCGCGGAGGGTCTGCCGGGCTGGATCGAGGACTGGAGCGACGCCGTTGCCGGTGGCCGATAG